A genome region from Paludibacterium sp. B53371 includes the following:
- a CDS encoding MarR family winged helix-turn-helix transcriptional regulator — protein sequence MTWNDTPFRVTPEDLTCVPSSEALGYLILGAKRRLTEILEEELAPLGLTAAQSAVIMQLYRGEENTPAGFCRLLDYDPGAMTRLLYRIEHKGLLRRAQNPQDRRSFRFELTEAGRALCPAMLERICQAHNRLLAGLGQQDADTLRRLLQCILRRH from the coding sequence ATGACATGGAATGACACCCCCTTTCGGGTCACCCCGGAAGACCTGACCTGCGTCCCCTCCTCCGAAGCATTGGGCTATCTCATCCTCGGCGCCAAAAGGCGACTGACCGAGATACTGGAAGAGGAGTTGGCGCCACTGGGCCTGACTGCGGCACAATCGGCCGTGATCATGCAGCTCTACCGCGGCGAAGAAAACACGCCGGCCGGCTTCTGCCGGCTGCTGGATTACGACCCTGGTGCCATGACCCGGCTGCTGTACCGTATCGAGCACAAGGGACTGTTGCGTCGCGCGCAAAACCCGCAGGACCGGCGGTCTTTCCGCTTCGAACTCACCGAGGCCGGACGCGCGCTGTGCCCGGCGATGCTCGAGAGGATTTGCCAGGCTCACAATCGCCTGCTGGCCGGACTCGGCCAGCAGGATGCCGACACCTTGCGGCGACTGCTTCAGTGCATCTTGCGGCGCCACTAA